Proteins encoded together in one Camelina sativa cultivar DH55 chromosome 9, Cs, whole genome shotgun sequence window:
- the LOC104713285 gene encoding NADH dehydrogenase [ubiquinone] 1 beta subcomplex subunit 2-like, giving the protein MGGGGITYKGVTVHTPKTWHTVTGKGLCAVMWFWILYRAKQDGPVVMGWRHPWDGHGDHGHGDHH; this is encoded by the exons ATGGGAGGAGGAGGTATTACTTACAAGGGAGTCACTGTACACACTCCCAAGACGTGGCACACCGTCACCGGAAAAGGCTTGTGCGCCGTTATGTG gttctGGATTCTGTACAGGGCAAAGCAAGATGGTCCTGTAGTTATG GGATGGAGGCACCCATGGGATGGCCATGGTGATCACGGTCATGGGGATCACCACTAG
- the LOC104713286 gene encoding uncharacterized protein LOC104713286, whose amino-acid sequence MAQINFEGLRELHDCVNYLLDHCPKTRESMSQQGQDKWTEQVSEASLRMLDICNISKDVMTLVKHNLHDLQLILRGNESSDVNEKIAAYNRYKNNLKKETLKCLNCLKNMKGSGGRVDMPIEQNLLFVSEVLNEVRRVVVTMVESLFSLGCIPWLEKRSSKGSLSSIFTIRSSYLLDDAWDETAVQSATTRLEAAEIAIEELEIELESIFRRLIQTRVSLLNILTN is encoded by the coding sequence ATGGCTCAGATTAACTTTGAGGGTTTGAGAGAGCTACACGACTGCGTAAACTATCTCCTTGATCACTGTCCGAAAACAAGAGAATCTATGTCTCAACAAGGACAGGATAAGTGGACGGAGCAAGTTTCAGAAGCTTCATTGAGGATGTTAGACATCTGTAACATATCCAAAGATGTGATGACACTCGTGAAACACAACTTGCATGATCTACAACTGATTCTACGTGGCAACGAATCATCTGATGTCAACGAGAAGATCGCTGCTTATAATCGGTATAAGAACAATCTCAAGAAGGAGACGCTGAAATGCTTAAATTGTCTGAAGAATATGAAAGGAAGCGGAGGAAGAGTGGACATGCCAATAGAGCAGAACCTTCTGTTTGTATCTGAGGTTTTGAATGAAGTTAGAAGAGTCGTTGTGACAATGGTCGAGTCTTTGTTCTCGCTTGGTTGTATTCCTTGGCTAGAGAAAAGATCGAGCAAAGGGTCTTTGTCTTCGATCTTTACCATTCGGTCTTCGTATTTGTTAGATGATGCATGGGATGAGACCGCGGTGCAAAGTGCGACCACGAGGTTGGAGGCGGCGGAGATTGCAATAGAGGAGCTTGAGATAGAGTTGGAGTCTATTTTCCGGCGATTGATTCAGACGAGAGTTTCACTTCTTAATATTCTCACCAACTAg
- the LOC104713287 gene encoding uncharacterized protein LOC104713287 has product MAATSSSNAHVRSTSWSEDVRPLSRAIEDHLLILKRRPESARRKLGVLKNLYEVVEVFLRFQTTKTQKAFTGFEDVSDGFLEVLDICSTIRDVLMQIKEQVRELESSLRRRVIRSKSGDDQEAFVSREIDAYVFKRRALSKTIVKQLKKTEDKMKKKKKRDCGDVINVMKGVEKTSFDVLVSLLIEVVTKNQSDHKQRSRKGLVSRIFNRKNQEVDVEELKKLRETEHGIEETERELESVYKKLLKTRVSFLNMLTL; this is encoded by the coding sequence ATGGCTGCTACTTCATCATCAAATGCCCACGTGCGTTCAACAAGCTGGTCTGAAGACGTTCGTCCTCTGTCTCGAGCCATCGAAGATCATCTTCTGATACTAAAGAGAAGACCAGAGTCTGCTCGTCGGAAACTCGGAGTCTTAAAGAACCTGTACGAGGTTGTCGAAGTGTTCCTCCGTTTCCAAACGACGAAAACACAAAAAGCTTTCACCGGATTTGAAGACGTTTCCGACGGGTTCCTCGAGGTTCTTGATATCTGCAGCACGATCAGAGACGTTCTGATGCAGATAAAGGAACAAGTCAGAGAACTGGAATCGAGCTTGAGGAGGAGAGTGATCAGAAGCAAATCAGGAGATGATCAAGAAGCTTTCGTGTCGCGTGAGATAGACGCGTACGTGTTTAAGAGAAGAGCCTTGAGCAAAACGATTGTGAAACAgctgaagaaaacagaggataagatgaagaagaagaagaaaagagattgtGGAGACGTCATTAACGTGATGAAAGGAGTTGAAAAGACGAGCTTTGATGTTTTGGTGTCTTTGTTGATCGAAGTGGTGACGAAGAATCAGAGCGATCATAAGCAGAGATCGAGGAAAGGACTTGTGTCGAGGATTTTTAACAGGAAGAATCAAGAAGTTGATGTGGAGGAGCTGAAGAAGTTGAGAGAAACAGAGCATGGgattgaagaaacagagagagagttggagaGTGTGTATAAGAAACTGTTGAAGACAAGAGTTTCTTTTCTTAACATGCTTACTCTTTGA
- the LOC104713288 gene encoding uncharacterized protein LOC104713288 — protein MERQVMASRIVQRKEDYLPSKQVSDESSEELEKSCLTEEDEDACLSDDASHNIKKRIREATTTCESMKRKKRMPSKDSGYKTLFHDDDWLFGNTDLPKNVTNNKADIKNDQDLIMKMLLQIPPLSGDSLFPRAQFLPQVQIFALPYTVPY, from the coding sequence ATGGAAAGACAAGTAATGGCTTCGAGAATCGTGCAACGGAAAGAGGACTACTTGCCAAGCAAGCAAGTTTCGGATGAATCGTCTGAGGAACTTGAAAAGAGTTGTTTaacagaagaagacgaagatgccTGTTTGTCTGATGATGCTAGTCATAACATTAAGAAGAGGATAAGGGAAGCTACGACGACTTGTGAATCGATGAAGAGAAAAAAGCGTATGCCAAGCAAAGACTCTGGGTACAAGACGTTGTTTCATGATGATGACTGGCTTTTTGGCAACACTGATCTCCCAAAGAATGTTACCAATAATAAAGCAGATATCAAGAACGATCAAGACTTGATCATGAAGATGTTGCTGCAGATACCACCACTATCGGGAGATTCCTTGTTTCCTAGGGCTCAGTTTTTGCCTCAAGTCCAGATTTTTGCATTACCATATACAGTTCCGTATTAA
- the LOC104713289 gene encoding uncharacterized protein LOC104713289 — protein MVGVFRRSLSFPNKPCGRSSPPSKPRVSHHTRSISLPCRSHPLISHVNHEISQLKSWFSFSGESNRRTTSWITDGLSLLKDVQETLADILQLPQSQESLRNRPVFFENLLEDLLRFVDAYGIFRTSILCLREHQSAAQVALRKKDDEKIASYLKSRRSLARDIAKLTSSIREPKTKHQQYCHVDSVNGTYGDAELASVISDVIEVTVLVSVALFNGVYFSLRPTKPSPFIGFLKRSEKKEKLDEGIEELKQVEEKSLVCLHKKKNEEVKSLMKKMMELENSIREIECESEKVFRGLISTRVSLLNALTH, from the coding sequence ATGGTTGGAGTTTTCCGGCGATCACTCTCATTCCCTAACAAACCTTGCGGCCGTTCATCTCCACCTTCAAAGCCACGTGTCTCTCACCACACAAGATCCATCAGTCTACCTTGTCGATCTCATCCCTTAATCTCCCACGTCAACCACGAGATCTCCCAGCTCAAATCCTGGTTCTCCTTCTCCGGAGAATCTAACCGTCGCACCACCTCCTGGATCACCGACGGTCTCAGCCTCCTCAAAGACGTTCAAGAAACGCTCGCCGATATACTCCAGCTCCCACAATCCCAAGAATCTCTACGTAACCGTCCCGTCTTCTTCGAGAATCTTCTAGAAGACCTTCTCCGGTTCGTCGACGCTTACGGTATCTTCCGCACGTCCATCCTCTGCCTCCGTGAGCACCAGTCCGCCGCTCAAGTCGCTCTCCGTAAAAAAGACGACGAGAAAATCGCATCGTACCTAAAATCTCGCCGGTCTCTCGCGCGAGATATCGCGAAGCTTACGTCTTCGATCCGCGAGCCGAAGACGAAACACCAGCAGTACTGCCACGTGGACAGCGTGAACGGGACGTACGGTGACGCAGAGCTAGCGTCAGTTATAAGTGACGTCATCGAAGTCACCGTTTTGGTTTCCGTTGCTCTTTTTAACGGAGTTTACTTCTCTCTACGTCCCACAAAACCTTCGCCGTTTATTGGGTTCTTGAAACGGTCcgagaaaaaagagaaactagACGAAGGCATCGAGGAGCTGAAGCAAGTCGAGGAGAAGAGTTTGGTTTGTttacacaagaagaagaacgaggAAGTAAAgagtttgatgaagaagatgatggagttGGAGAATTCGATCCGTGAAATCGAATGCGAAAGTGAGAAAGTGTTTAGGGGTTTGATTAGCACTCGTGTCTCATTGCTTAATGCCCTAACACATTAA
- the LOC104713290 gene encoding uncharacterized protein LOC104713290, with the protein MYVSKRISDVDRRLLLLLIIPSLSLLLLISFSSLTLDPFPTLAPLRNLIYTRTLTVTTETSDFTVELSDSNLDNVNQRRKRKRDELVNSKIAVCLVGGARRFELTGPSIMEKILRVYPNADLFLNSPLDKNSYKLRFLKDAPRLAWVRIFEPTPINETESMVRVLTPMNSPNGIKGLLQYFNLVEGCITMIKAYQNENNFTYDWIVRTRVDGYWADPLEPEYFIPGQYLVPPGSSYGGLNDRFGVGDLKTSTVALSRLSLIPDLDSAGLTHLNSESAFKAQLTIHRVPYVTKPLPFCIMTDRTYDFPPSNYGVPVVALSSRGPLSGAKCRPCTVACNSSCVAEVMGKLNREWSWTEWENETVELCDAHGEWEEGWEKIFDEIAGEKLARARKRVGGLDSRRCVEEFENMRGAAVKWEAPASEHICTLGLRPN; encoded by the exons ATGTACGTTTCCAAAAGAATCTCCGACGTCGATCGtcgtcttctcctccttctcatAATACCTTCTCTCTCCCTCCTCCTcttaatctctttctcttctctaaccCTTGATCCTTTCCCAACTCTAGCCCCTCTTCGTAACCTAATCTACACTCGTACCCTAACCGTCACAACCGAAACCTCTGATTTCACCGTCGAATTATCCGATTCGAACCTTGACAACGTAAACCAACGACGGAAGAGGAAGAGGGATGAGTTGGTGAATTCTAAGATCGCCGTGTGTTTGGTAGGAGGAGCGAGGCGGTTCGAGCTAACCGGACCATCGATTATGGAGAAGATCTTGAGGGTTTATCCTAATGCAGATTTGTTTCTTAATAGTCCTCTCGATAAAAACTCGTATAAGCTTCGGTTTCTTAAGGACGCACCGAGGCTCGCTTGGGTTCGTATCTTTGAGCCTACGCCGATCAATGAGACTGAGTCGATGGTTCGAGTCCTCACACCCATGAATTCGCCCAATGGCATTAAG GGCTTGTTACAGTACTTCAACCTCGTAGAAGGCTGCATCACCATGATTAAGGCATACCAAAACGAGAATAACTTCACATACGACTGGATAGTCCGTACCCGTGTTGACGGTTACTGGGCTGACCCGCTCGAACCAGAATACTTCATACCAGGTCAGTACTTAGTCCCACCTGGATCCTCATACGGTGGCCTCAACGACCGATTCGGTGTCGGCGATCTCAAAACCTCAACGGTGGCTCTCTCTCGCCTCTCCCTAATTCCAGACCTCGACTCTGCCGGGTTAACTCATCTCAACTCCGAGTCCGCCTTCAAGGCTCAGCTCACAATTCACCGTGTCCCTTACGTCACTAAACCTCTCCCTTTCTGCATCATGACTGATCGGACCTACGATTTCCCTCCTTCTAACTACGGAGTTCCCGTGGTGGCACTTTCTAGCCGCGGACCGTTGAGTGGTGCCAAGTGTCGTCCTTGCACGGTGGCGTGCAACAGCTCATGCGTAGCGGAAGTGATGGGAAAACTGAACAGAGAGTGGAGCTGGACGGAGTGGGAAAACGAGACGGTGGAGCTGTGCGACGCACATGGGGAATGGGAGGAAGGTTGGGAGAAGATTTTCGACGAGATAGCCGGAGAAAAACTCGCACGTGCAAGGAAACGAGTCGGAGGTTTGGATTCGAGGAGATGTGTGGAAGAGTTTGAAAATATGAGAGGAGCGGCCGTTAAATGGGAAGCTCCCGCCTCCGAACATATTTGTACGTTAGGCTTACGGCCCAACTAG
- the LOC104713291 gene encoding WD repeat-containing protein DWA2 — MQGGSSGIGYGLKYQARCISDVKADKDHTSFLTGTLSLKEENEVHLLRLSSGGSELLCEGLFSHPNEIWDLASCPFDQRIFSTVFSTGDSFGAAVWQIPEPYGQSNSSTLECVASLDAHVGKINCVLWCPSGKSDKLISMDEQNFVLWSLDSSKKSAEVLSKESAGMRHSLSGGAWNPHDLNSVAATSESSIQFWDLRTMKKVNSIERAHVRNVDYNLKREHILVSADDESGIHIWDLRKAKVPVQELPGHTHWTWAVRCNPEYEELILSVGTDSAVNLWFASASSERKASESPVEASRLRVNPLLNSYTDYEDSVYGLAWSSREPWIFASLSYDGRVVIESVKPFLPRR; from the exons ATGCAAGGTGGATCATCTGGTATTGGTTACGGTTTGAAGTATCAG GCTAGATGTATATCGGATGTGAAAGCTGATAAAGATCACACCAGCTTCCTCACTGGAACCCTAagtttgaaagaagaaaacgag gttcatCTGCTTCGTTTGTCATCTGGTGGATCTGAGCTGTTATGTGAGGGTTTGTTCTCTCATCCTAATGAGATTTGGGACCTTGCTTCTTGCCCTTTCGATCAACGCATCTTCTCTACTGTCTTCTCCACTG GCGATTCATTTGGAGCAGCGGTGTGGCAGATTCCTGAGCCATATGGTCAATCGAATTCTTCAACATTGGAGTGTGTTGCTTCCCTTGATGCACATGTTGGTAAGATTAATTG CGTTCTTTGGTGTCCCTCTGGAAAATCAGACAAGTTAATCAGCATGGATGAACAAAACTTTGTCTTGTGGAGTTTAGACTCTTCAAAAAAAAGTGCTGAG GTTTTGTCTAAGGAGTCAGCTGGGATGCGTCATTCTTTATCTGGTGGAGCATGGAATCCACATGATCTGAATTCTGTTGCAGCGACTTCTGAATCATCTATCCAGTTTTGGGACTTACGGACTATGAA GAAGGTTAATTCTATTGAACGTGCCCATGTACGGAATGTGGATTACAATCTCAAGAGAGAACATATACTC GTCTCTGCAGATGATGAATCTGGCATACATATCTGGGATCTTCGGAAGGCCAAGGTTCCTGTGCAAGAGCTCCCTGGTCATACACACTG gACATGGGCTGTCAGGTGTAACCCTGAGTATGAAGAGCTAATTCTG AGCGTTGGAACAGACTCAGCTGTCAACTTGTGGTTTGCTTCAGCATCTAGTGAGAGGAAAGCCTCAGAAAG CCCGGTGGAAGCCTCACGTCTGCGTGTGAACCCGTTACTTAATTCTTATACTGACTACGAAGACAGTGTCTATG GCCTTGCTTGGAGCTCGCGTGAGCCTTGGATTTTTGCGTCATTGTCATATGACGGGAGG GTTGTGATCGAATCCGTCAAGCCGTTCCTGCCAAGAAGATAG
- the LOC104715855 gene encoding uncharacterized protein At1g04910-like, whose amino-acid sequence MYKLRGGGRPDRDIWRSRNAEFFYGCSNASSKFANAKTVTRNDRYLVIATSGGLNQQRTGIVDAVVAARILNATLVVPKLDQKSYWKDASDFSHIFDVDWFISFLSEYVKIVKQLPLKGGRVWTPSRMRVPRKCSERCYINRVSPVLNKRHAVQLNKFDYRLSNKLSDDLQKLRCRVNYHALKFTDAILTMGNELVRRMRLRSKHFIALHLRFEPDMLAFSGCYYGGGDKEKRELAAIRRRWKTLHINNPDKQRRQGRCPLTPEEVGLMLRALGYGSDVHIYVASGEVYGGEESLAPLKALFPHFYSKDTIATKEELEPFASYSSRMAALDFLVCDESDVFVTNNNGNMAKILAGRRRYFGHKPTVRPNAKKLYRLFMNKENTTWEEFSTRVRSFQRGFMGEPKEVRAGRGEFHENPSTCICEDTEAKAKAQVESRKLGKKSKYTSKDAAVTVTNDDQTEEDEPDWSEPDYEEEQSDLQDRGLYNGTSLDYDDPSTSDEPELEEMLSD is encoded by the exons ATGTACAAACTG AGAGGTGGAGGCAGACCAGATCGTGATATCTGGCGTTCACGAAATGCTGAGTTCTTCTATGGATGCAGCAATGCCAGCAGCAAATTCGCTA ATGCGAAAACAGTGACGAGAAATGATAGATACTTGGTAATCGCCACTAGTGGTGGTTTGAATCAACAGCGAACTGGA ATTGTAGATGCAGTTGTTGCGGCAAGAATTCTAAATGCTACTCTTGTTGTTCCAAAGTTAGACCAGAAGTCTTACTGGAAGGATGCCAG TGACTTCTCGCATATTTTCGATGTTGATTGGTTTATATCGTTTCTGTCGGAATACGTCAAAATTGTAAAGCAGCTTCCACTGAAAGGAGGACGAGTATGGACTCCAAGTAGAATGCGTGTACCACGGAAATGTAGTGAGCGATGCTATATTAACCGTGTTTCACCTGTTCTTAACAAAAGGCAT GCAGTTCAACTGAACAAATTTGACTATAGACTTTCAAACAAGTTGAGCGATGACTTGCAAAAGCTAAGATGTAGAGTAAATTACCATGCTCTAAAGTTCACTGATGCTATACTTACAATGGGTAATGAATTGGTCCGGCGCATGCGATTGAGGAGCAAACACTTCATTGCGTTACACCTAAG GTTTGAACCTGATATGCTTGCATTCTCGGGATGCTATTATGGTGGTGGTGATAAGGAAAAGAGAGAACTTGCAGCAATCAGAAGGAGATGGAAAACATTACAT ATTAACAACCCAGATAAACAAAGGCGACAAGGAAGATGTCCGCTAACTCCAGAAGAAGTAGGACTGATGCTTAGAGCTTTGGGGTATGGCAGTGATGTTCACATATATGTTGCGTCTGGTGAAGTATATGGAGGAGAAGAATCCTTGGCTCCTCTGAAAGCACTTTTTCCACACTTCTATTCAAAAGACACTATAGCTACAAAGGAAGAGTTAGAACCGTTTGCTTCATACTCTTCTAGAATGGCTGCTCTCGACTTCCTTGTTTGTGACGAAAGCGACGTATTTGTAACCAACAACAATGGCAATATGGCAAAGATATTGGCTGGGAGGAG GAGATACTTTGGACATAAACCAACTGTTAGGCCAAATGCAAAAAAGCTTTACAGATTATTCATGAACAAAGAGAACACGACGTGGGAGGAATTTTCGACTAGAGTCCGTTCGTTTCAGAGAGGGTTCATGGGAGAGCCAAAGGAAGTAAGAGCCGGTAGAGGTGAATTTCACGAGAACCCATCCACGTGCATATGCGAAGATACAGAGGCTAAGGCAAAGGCGCAAGTGGAATCTAGAAAACTTGGAAAGAAAAGCAAATATACAAGTAAAGACGCAGCAGTAACAGTAACCAATGATGATCAAACGGAAGAGGATGAGCCAGATTGGTCGGAGCCAGACTATGAGGAAGAACAGAGTGATCTTCAGGACAGAGGATTATACAACGGGACAAGTTTAGATTACGATGATCCATCTACCTCTGATGAGCCTGAGCTTGAAGAAATGCTATCAGACTAG